In one Bacillus sp. PK3_68 genomic region, the following are encoded:
- the fliS gene encoding flagellar export chaperone FliS codes for MAMKNPYQTYSNNAVTTASPGELTLMLYNGCLKFISQAKQAIAAQNIEVKNTNIQKAQAIIQELMVTLNMDMTVSENLLSLYDYLNRRLIEANIKNDIAILEEVEGFVIEFRDTWKDVIQKNRQLQHAGAGRQA; via the coding sequence ATGGCAATGAAAAACCCTTATCAAACATATTCGAATAACGCCGTAACAACAGCTTCCCCTGGGGAATTGACATTGATGCTCTACAACGGTTGCTTAAAGTTTATTAGTCAGGCAAAACAAGCGATTGCAGCACAAAACATTGAAGTGAAAAACACAAACATTCAAAAAGCGCAAGCGATCATTCAAGAGCTTATGGTTACCTTAAACATGGACATGACTGTATCAGAAAACTTATTGTCTCTTTATGATTATTTAAACCGCCGTTTGATTGAAGCAAATATAAAAAATGACATAGCCATTTTGGAAGAAGTAGAGGGGTTCGTCATCGAGTTCCGTGATACATGGAAGGACGTTATTCAAAAAAATCGCCAGCTTCAGCATGCTGGTGCAGGTAGGCAAGCCTGA
- a CDS encoding SEC-C metal-binding domain-containing protein, which produces MLVGRNEPCPCGSGKKFKKCCGKIEGSAIHGVMQEELENLQRELIDYAMEHHSYEMKKRFQSLLHTYEVLRKDPQVYLIAFEIWFILTQPVKNGQTVLEEFVARRAQTVKRERTRDILLAWPQVKFVAGTVKAAKGNVYEVEDVLSGERLSIRARRQLPIEEVFVTGGLLPFENEYTFFMIDFHFEQHVVAEAESWISSQFKQAEETDPQTFLAANWLPVLEGLFTIYGGEGEEKDKGKEATLDYSELAWEKESQKKTADALLAFLQEEGIEELRQQTAILLWNLYCQKENPTVRKPEIYTAALYSLLQSHGMVATDYSNSQLASRLGVSAASLTKRVKEMEPLLEEHLQQDKQALQV; this is translated from the coding sequence ATGTTAGTTGGACGGAATGAGCCATGTCCATGCGGAAGCGGAAAAAAGTTCAAAAAATGTTGTGGAAAAATAGAAGGTTCGGCTATTCACGGAGTGATGCAAGAAGAGCTTGAAAATCTACAACGTGAGCTAATCGATTACGCCATGGAACATCATTCGTATGAAATGAAGAAACGTTTTCAGTCACTTTTACATACGTATGAAGTGCTTCGCAAAGATCCACAGGTGTATCTAATTGCTTTTGAAATTTGGTTTATTTTAACGCAGCCTGTTAAAAATGGACAGACTGTCCTTGAAGAGTTTGTGGCCAGACGTGCGCAAACAGTGAAGAGAGAGCGGACGAGAGACATCCTCCTTGCATGGCCTCAAGTAAAGTTTGTGGCAGGCACTGTAAAAGCTGCCAAAGGCAATGTGTATGAGGTGGAAGATGTATTATCGGGTGAAAGGCTATCGATCCGAGCACGCCGGCAGTTGCCTATCGAAGAAGTCTTTGTAACTGGTGGCCTGCTGCCATTTGAAAACGAATATACGTTCTTTATGATTGATTTTCATTTTGAACAACACGTCGTGGCGGAAGCAGAAAGCTGGATTTCTTCACAATTTAAGCAAGCGGAAGAAACAGATCCGCAGACATTTCTTGCTGCCAACTGGCTGCCTGTGTTAGAAGGCCTGTTTACGATTTATGGCGGTGAAGGTGAAGAGAAAGATAAAGGCAAAGAAGCAACATTGGATTATAGTGAATTAGCATGGGAAAAAGAATCCCAGAAAAAAACAGCAGATGCCTTGCTTGCATTTCTGCAGGAAGAAGGAATCGAAGAGCTGAGACAGCAGACAGCGATACTTCTTTGGAATCTATACTGCCAAAAAGAAAATCCGACAGTTCGCAAACCGGAAATTTATACAGCTGCTCTTTATTCACTTCTGCAATCTCATGGAATGGTTGCTACTGACTATTCAAATAGCCAGCTGGCTTCCCGACTTGGAGTCTCTGCTGCAAGTCTAACAAAGCGTGTGAAGGAAATGGAGCCTCTTCTGGAGGAACATTTGCAACAGGACAAACAAGCACTTCAAGTATAA
- a CDS encoding flagellar protein FliT — protein MSAVKNCFEITEKLFQLVSRPPADRDQMMAAIETLLERREELLADIKPPFTAEEQELGREMIKRNAVIDMRLKKVKEDIQRDMKSLTKKKDSVDKYVNPYASMQMDGVFYDKKN, from the coding sequence ATGTCGGCTGTAAAGAATTGCTTTGAAATAACGGAAAAGCTATTTCAACTCGTGAGCCGTCCGCCGGCAGACCGAGATCAAATGATGGCGGCTATTGAAACGTTGCTTGAGAGAAGAGAAGAGCTGCTTGCGGATATTAAACCGCCTTTCACGGCAGAAGAGCAGGAGCTCGGGCGAGAAATGATTAAACGCAATGCAGTAATCGATATGCGGCTAAAGAAGGTAAAAGAAGACATTCAGAGAGACATGAAAAGTCTAACAAAAAAGAAGGACTCTGTAGACAAATATGTGAACCCTTATGCGTCCATGCAGATGGATGGCGTTTTTTATGATAAAAAGAATTAA
- the prfB gene encoding peptide chain release factor 2 (programmed frameshift): protein MELFEIRNELDKTAKKLADFRGSLDLEIKEERIAALEDEMLHPNFWDDQQAAQTVINEANGLKEVVNEYKELLETQENLELTHELVKEEADAELQGELENELEEFRNRISNFELQLLLSDPYDKNNAILELHPGAGGTESQDFGSMLLRMYTRWGEKQGFKVETMDYLPGDEAGVKSVTLLFKGHNAYGYLKAEKGVHRLVRISPFDSSGRRHTSFVSCEVMPEFNDDIEIDIRTEDLKIDTYRSSGAGGQHVNTTDSAVRITHLPTNTVVTCQSERSQIKNREHAMKMLKAKLYQKKIEEQEAELAEIRGEQKEIGWGSQIRSYVFHPYSMVKDHRTNEETGNVQAVMDGEISPFINAYLRSRL from the exons ATGGAATTATTTGAAATTCGGAATGAGTTAGATAAAACAGCTAAGAAGTTAGCGGACTTTAGGGGGTCTCTT GACTTAGAAATCAAAGAGGAACGCATTGCAGCACTTGAGGATGAAATGCTGCATCCTAACTTTTGGGATGATCAGCAGGCTGCTCAGACAGTTATCAATGAAGCAAATGGTTTAAAAGAAGTAGTTAACGAATATAAAGAGCTGTTGGAAACACAAGAAAACTTAGAGTTAACACATGAGCTGGTAAAGGAAGAAGCTGATGCAGAACTGCAGGGAGAGCTGGAAAACGAACTGGAGGAGTTCCGGAATCGAATCAGTAATTTCGAGCTGCAGCTGCTGTTAAGCGATCCTTATGATAAGAATAATGCCATATTAGAACTACACCCAGGAGCGGGCGGTACCGAATCACAGGATTTTGGCTCGATGCTGCTACGCATGTATACACGCTGGGGAGAAAAGCAAGGGTTTAAAGTGGAAACGATGGATTATCTTCCTGGAGATGAAGCGGGTGTAAAGAGTGTAACGCTTCTATTTAAAGGACATAATGCCTATGGCTACTTAAAAGCAGAAAAGGGTGTACACCGCTTAGTGCGGATTTCTCCATTTGATTCTTCGGGACGCCGACATACTTCATTCGTTTCATGTGAGGTTATGCCGGAATTCAATGATGATATCGAAATTGATATCCGTACGGAAGATCTTAAGATAGATACGTACCGCTCAAGCGGAGCGGGTGGTCAGCACGTAAATACAACGGATTCTGCTGTCCGAATTACCCACTTGCCAACTAATACAGTTGTGACCTGTCAATCAGAGCGCTCGCAAATTAAAAACCGTGAGCATGCGATGAAAATGTTAAAAGCTAAGCTCTATCAAAAGAAAATTGAAGAGCAGGAAGCCGAATTGGCAGAAATTCGCGGAGAACAAAAAGAAATTGGCTGGGGAAGCCAAATCCGTTCATATGTCTTCCATCCTTACTCAATGGTAAAAGATCATCGGACCAATGAGGAGACTGGGAACGTCCAAGCAGTGATGGATGGAGAAATCAGTCCGTTTATTAATGCCTATTTGCGCTCGCGCTTATAA
- a CDS encoding IS3 family transposase (programmed frameshift) yields MGTRVSYPAEVKMKAVKMRLAGVPVKEVLKELNIRNKTQLKTWMKWYKAGEFHRFEQPVGKQYSFGKGAEYESETEKLKAENRYLKQQIEVPKKVQRIGEEVVPETAVELVKELKTSMPVREICRHLGIARSTYYRWKSRNREETSRQIVERKIGTLCRDLKFRYGYRKITALLKREMSINHKAVQRVMQKYGWQCRVKVKKRKRTGQPCHISDNLLKGDFQANQPLQKLVTDIAYLPFGQKQLYLSSIQNLFNGEIIAYSIGSCQNTDFVLHTLTQLPPLPKGCILHSDQGSVYTSYAYQQAVKGKGITMSMSRKGTPSDNASIESFHSSLKSETFYLDELRSTTTAIVVQTVENYIYYYNHIRIQAKLNNQPPVKYRQLAA; encoded by the exons ATGGGGACAAGAGTCAGTTATCCAGCGGAAGTAAAAATGAAGGCTGTAAAAATGAGATTAGCTGGGGTGCCGGTCAAAGAAGTCTTAAAGGAATTAAACATTCGAAATAAGACACAGCTTAAAACATGGATGAAATGGTATAAAGCAGGCGAGTTTCATCGATTTGAACAGCCAGTGGGCAAGCAGTATTCCTTCGGAAAAGGGGCTGAGTATGAAAGTGAAACAGAGAAACTGAAGGCAGAAAATCGGTATCTGAAACAGCAGATTGAAGTAC CTAAAAAAGTACAAAGAATTGGAGAGGAAGTGGTCCCAGAAACAGCCGTAGAATTAGTGAAAGAACTCAAAACCAGCATGCCCGTCAGGGAAATATGCCGGCATCTTGGCATTGCTAGATCCACTTATTATCGCTGGAAGAGCAGGAACCGGGAAGAAACATCCAGGCAGATCGTTGAACGAAAAATCGGCACGTTGTGCCGGGACCTTAAGTTTCGATACGGTTATCGTAAAATCACAGCCTTATTAAAACGAGAGATGTCGATTAACCATAAAGCGGTACAGCGTGTAATGCAGAAGTATGGCTGGCAATGCCGGGTAAAGGTGAAGAAACGCAAACGAACAGGACAGCCCTGTCATATTTCCGATAACCTGTTAAAAGGAGATTTCCAGGCAAATCAGCCTCTTCAAAAGCTCGTCACAGATATTGCATACTTGCCTTTTGGCCAGAAACAGCTGTATCTTTCAAGTATCCAGAATTTATTTAACGGCGAAATCATTGCCTATTCTATAGGAAGCTGCCAAAACACAGATTTCGTGCTGCATACGCTGACCCAGCTGCCCCCTCTCCCCAAAGGGTGTATCTTGCACAGTGACCAAGGATCTGTTTACACATCTTATGCTTATCAACAGGCAGTCAAAGGAAAAGGCATTACCATGAGTATGTCCCGGAAAGGGACACCCTCTGATAATGCCTCCATCGAATCGTTTCATTCCTCGCTAAAGTCTGAAACGTTCTATCTCGACGAGTTGAGAAGCACTACGACGGCCATCGTAGTGCAAACTGTCGAAAACTATATTTACTATTATAACCATATCCGTATTCAAGCGAAACTAAACAACCAGCCACCGGTCAAGTATCGGCAGCTGGCTGCTTAA
- a CDS encoding YwbE family protein: MSGKNRKDIQPGLKVDIVLKQDQRTGKRTTGIVKDILTNSSSHPHGIKVRLEDGQVGRVQHIHPGE, encoded by the coding sequence ATGAGTGGAAAAAACCGCAAAGATATTCAGCCGGGGTTAAAGGTAGATATTGTATTAAAGCAGGACCAGCGAACAGGAAAAAGAACAACCGGCATTGTAAAAGATATTTTAACAAACTCTAGTTCACACCCGCATGGAATAAAGGTGAGGCTTGAAGATGGCCAAGTCGGGCGCGTACAGCACATCCATCCAGGTGAATGA
- a CDS encoding NUDIX domain-containing protein, whose protein sequence is MAKSGAYSTSIQVNEHMETEMIRVVDEKRKEIGIASRDDVHKKGHWHETFHCWVISKKENSYTIHLQVRSEIKKDFPGLLDITAAGHLLAHETVQDGVREVQEELGLDVSFNDLILLGTVPDRLHMGDFLDNEWCHVFLYESLKPIEDYSLQKEEVSGIVSVDLSVFLRFCQGEELNMLGEGFLIGVDNEQIPFRRMISKADFVPHEETYFQRTASLIQKYISR, encoded by the coding sequence ATGGCCAAGTCGGGCGCGTACAGCACATCCATCCAGGTGAATGAACATATGGAAACAGAAATGATTAGAGTGGTAGATGAGAAGCGAAAGGAAATAGGCATTGCCTCAAGAGATGACGTGCATAAAAAAGGCCACTGGCATGAAACGTTTCACTGCTGGGTCATTAGCAAAAAAGAAAACAGTTATACGATTCATTTACAAGTTCGCAGTGAAATAAAAAAGGATTTTCCTGGACTATTGGATATTACAGCAGCTGGACATTTGCTTGCACATGAGACGGTGCAGGATGGTGTGCGCGAAGTTCAAGAAGAACTAGGGCTGGACGTTTCTTTTAACGACCTTATTTTACTTGGCACCGTACCAGATCGTCTACACATGGGAGATTTTTTAGATAACGAATGGTGTCATGTTTTTTTATATGAAAGCTTGAAGCCTATCGAAGACTATTCGCTGCAAAAAGAAGAGGTATCTGGCATCGTTTCTGTAGACTTATCTGTCTTTTTAAGATTTTGCCAAGGAGAAGAACTTAACATGTTGGGGGAAGGCTTTTTGATCGGAGTAGACAATGAACAGATTCCCTTTAGGCGGATGATTAGCAAAGCAGACTTTGTCCCGCATGAGGAAACATATTTCCAACGCACAGCTTCCCTGATACAAAAGTATATTAGCCGGTAG
- the flaG gene encoding flagellar protein FlaG produces MIDKLGKQKHVIIPVNAVQKPAEVNLQEQKQEETTEMTVRKSEKAKMEKIVQGMNDFLKPSNTHLKFEFHDELEEYYVTMIDDETQEVIREIPSKKLLDMYAAMTDYLGILVDKKI; encoded by the coding sequence GTGATAGATAAGCTAGGTAAGCAAAAACATGTAATCATACCGGTAAATGCGGTGCAAAAACCAGCAGAAGTCAATCTGCAGGAACAAAAGCAGGAAGAAACCACTGAAATGACTGTGCGTAAGTCTGAAAAAGCAAAAATGGAAAAAATCGTACAGGGAATGAATGATTTCTTAAAACCGTCAAACACTCATTTGAAGTTTGAATTTCATGATGAACTCGAAGAATATTACGTAACAATGATCGATGACGAAACACAAGAAGTCATTAGGGAAATTCCATCAAAAAAGCTTCTCGACATGTACGCAGCCATGACGGATTACTTGGGGATTTTAGTAGATAAAAAAATTTAA
- the raiA gene encoding ribosome-associated translation inhibitor RaiA: MLDYSIRGENIEVTPAIREYVEKKISKLERYFIETPNATVHVNLKVYSDKNSKVEVTIPMKNLVLRAEERNEDMYAAIDLIVDKLERQIRKHKTKVNRKFREKGDPQDYFAIAQSETAVAEAEEETDELSIVRTKQFDLKPMDSEEAVLQMNLLGHNFFIYTDAESNGTNIVYRRKDGKYGLIETN, translated from the coding sequence ATGTTAGACTATAGCATCCGCGGTGAGAACATTGAGGTAACTCCGGCAATTCGTGAATACGTGGAAAAGAAAATCAGCAAGTTGGAGCGTTATTTTATTGAAACTCCAAATGCGACTGTGCATGTGAATTTGAAAGTTTACTCTGATAAAAACTCCAAAGTCGAAGTCACAATCCCAATGAAAAACCTTGTGCTTCGAGCTGAAGAACGAAATGAAGATATGTATGCAGCTATTGATTTAATTGTTGATAAATTAGAGCGCCAAATCCGTAAACATAAAACAAAAGTAAACCGTAAATTCCGCGAAAAGGGTGACCCGCAAGATTATTTTGCCATCGCGCAAAGTGAAACAGCAGTTGCTGAAGCAGAAGAAGAGACAGATGAATTGTCAATCGTTCGTACAAAGCAATTTGATTTGAAGCCAATGGATTCTGAAGAAGCCGTATTGCAAATGAATCTTTTGGGACATAACTTCTTTATCTACACAGACGCAGAAAGCAATGGTACAAATATTGTTTATAGACGAAAAGATGGAAAGTACGGTTTAATTGAGACAAATTAA